From a single Aquincola tertiaricarbonis genomic region:
- a CDS encoding site-specific integrase has product MEELFVRPRALMRMREGPLGVCIDSFIDSLAAKGYSRDSRRRAAWLVGDFSRWLDGRGVAAAAVAEESVDTFLRGRRRRRAPRAEDRSTLLRLLAHLAAQGIICTPSAERTPTAVEQIEAEYVDYMRHERNLAPATIRSNRITARNLLTFLFANGPLTFDSVGAPDVMAHIRLATKTCRPNSACRVVGGVRAFLRFALYRGWLDTDMSSHIPAPAVWSQSSIPRSLQDDQVLRTLAQCDRAKLSGCRDYAVIVLLARLGLRAGEVVALQLEDIDWHAGELLVRNGQTRVDRLPLPYEVGQALAQYLSEARPRCSSRQVFLRAQAPIEGFSSGTAVAAIVRRALQRAGIDVPSKGAHVLRHTLATRLLREGSSLPEIGEVLRHRQQQTTTIYAKVDLRSLRAVAPSWPGGAQ; this is encoded by the coding sequence ATGGAAGAGTTGTTTGTGCGCCCGCGCGCACTGATGCGGATGCGCGAGGGCCCGCTGGGCGTGTGCATCGATTCCTTCATCGATTCATTGGCAGCAAAGGGCTATAGCCGCGACTCACGACGCCGCGCCGCATGGTTGGTTGGAGACTTCAGCCGGTGGTTGGACGGACGCGGCGTAGCCGCCGCGGCAGTAGCCGAAGAGTCGGTCGATACCTTCTTGCGAGGCCGCAGGCGCCGTCGCGCCCCAAGGGCCGAAGACCGTTCGACGCTGCTGAGGCTGCTCGCGCATCTGGCGGCACAGGGCATCATCTGCACACCCTCAGCTGAGCGCACTCCAACTGCGGTTGAGCAGATCGAGGCCGAGTATGTCGACTACATGCGCCACGAGCGCAATCTGGCGCCTGCAACCATCCGCTCCAACCGGATCACGGCCAGAAATCTGTTGACCTTCCTCTTCGCCAACGGGCCTTTGACGTTCGACAGCGTGGGGGCGCCGGACGTCATGGCGCACATCAGGCTGGCGACGAAGACCTGCCGTCCGAACTCTGCATGCAGAGTCGTCGGTGGAGTTCGGGCGTTCCTACGGTTCGCGCTTTACCGCGGCTGGCTCGACACCGATATGTCTTCGCACATACCGGCGCCTGCTGTTTGGTCGCAATCATCGATCCCCCGCTCGCTCCAGGACGATCAGGTTCTGCGCACCCTCGCCCAATGTGATCGGGCTAAGCTGAGTGGGTGTCGTGACTACGCGGTCATCGTCCTACTTGCGCGGCTCGGGCTGCGGGCTGGCGAGGTGGTAGCACTACAACTGGAGGACATCGACTGGCACGCCGGCGAGTTGCTGGTTCGCAATGGACAAACCCGAGTCGATCGCCTCCCGCTTCCATACGAGGTGGGCCAAGCGCTGGCGCAATACTTGAGCGAGGCCCGGCCACGCTGTTCCTCCCGGCAGGTCTTCCTTCGAGCACAGGCACCGATCGAGGGCTTCTCCAGTGGTACCGCTGTTGCAGCGATCGTCCGCCGCGCGCTTCAGCGCGCCGGCATCGATGTGCCGAGCAAGGGAGCGCATGTGCTCCGTCACACCTTGGCCACACGACTGCTGCGCGAGGGGTCGTCGCTGCCCGAGATCGGCGAAGTGCTGCGTCACCGCCAGCAGCAGACAACGACGATCTATGCGAAGGTGGATCTTCGCTCCCTGCGGGCCGTCGCTCCTTCTTGGCCGGGAGGTGCGCAATGA
- the radC gene encoding RadC family protein, whose amino-acid sequence MLGLQAHPLPGPTPAALRVSDRETPHEDPATQQLLTRRLGVARELLMRELRDRMAQGPVMSSPQVLRDWLRLRCAGLQHEVFLALYLDANHRLIAHEEVFRGTLTQTSVYPRELVKSALARNAAAIAVAHNHPSGQAEPSRADEFLTQTLKSALALVDIRLIDHFVVAGDQCVSFAERGLL is encoded by the coding sequence ATGCTGGGCCTGCAGGCCCACCCATTGCCAGGCCCGACGCCGGCTGCGCTGCGCGTCAGCGACCGGGAGACGCCCCACGAGGACCCGGCCACGCAGCAGCTCCTGACGCGCCGACTCGGTGTCGCCCGGGAGCTGCTGATGCGCGAGCTGCGTGACCGGATGGCGCAGGGGCCCGTGATGTCGTCGCCCCAGGTCCTTCGGGACTGGCTGCGACTGCGCTGCGCAGGCCTGCAGCACGAGGTCTTCCTCGCGCTCTACCTGGATGCCAACCACCGGCTGATCGCCCACGAGGAGGTGTTCCGCGGCACGCTCACCCAGACGTCGGTATACCCGCGGGAACTGGTCAAGAGCGCCCTGGCCCGCAACGCCGCCGCGATCGCGGTGGCCCACAACCACCCGAGCGGCCAGGCCGAGCCGAGCCGCGCGGACGAGTTCCTGACGCAGACGCTGAAGTCGGCGCTGGCGCTGGTGGACATCCGCCTGATCGACCACTTCGTCGTCGCCGGCGACCAGTGCGTCAGCTTCGCGGAGCGCGGACTGCTCTGA
- a CDS encoding site-specific integrase → MTAATGNLPVLLEGFFTRRLMQQRQASAHTIASYRDTFRLFLRFAQKRLKVAPSALVLEQLDAPLIAAFLADLEHERGVTARSRNLRQSAIRSFFQYAAFESPGHAGLIQRVLAIPSKRCTRKQVCHLTREEVEALLAAPDRTTWAGRRDHALLLLAVQTGLRLSEITGLRAADVRLGTGAHVHVLGKGRKERCTPLAKQTQAALRSWMSSDLGPEPVILFPSARGNRLSADGVQYLVAKHVATAGRTCASLTCKRVTPHVLRHTTAMELLQAGVDRSVIAMWLGHESLETTQIYLDADLTLKERVLDTVAPPSVQARRYRPEDKLMAFLSAL, encoded by the coding sequence ATGACGGCCGCGACTGGCAATCTCCCTGTGCTGCTGGAGGGGTTCTTCACCCGAAGACTCATGCAGCAGCGGCAGGCAAGCGCCCATACGATCGCGTCCTATCGTGACACCTTCCGGCTCTTCCTCCGGTTCGCCCAGAAGCGCCTCAAGGTTGCCCCGAGCGCGCTGGTGTTGGAGCAACTCGACGCGCCGCTGATCGCGGCGTTCCTTGCCGACCTTGAGCACGAACGCGGCGTGACTGCCAGAAGCCGGAACCTGCGGCAGAGCGCCATTCGGTCGTTCTTTCAGTACGCCGCCTTTGAATCGCCTGGTCATGCAGGCCTGATCCAGCGGGTCCTGGCGATTCCCAGCAAGCGGTGCACTCGCAAGCAGGTCTGCCATCTGACACGTGAAGAGGTCGAAGCCTTGCTTGCCGCACCCGATCGGACCACATGGGCGGGGCGGCGCGACCATGCCCTGTTGTTGCTTGCGGTTCAGACCGGGCTGCGTCTGTCCGAGATCACCGGTCTACGAGCCGCCGATGTCAGGCTCGGCACGGGCGCCCACGTCCACGTGCTCGGGAAAGGGCGCAAGGAGCGCTGCACGCCGCTGGCCAAACAGACACAGGCAGCGTTGCGGTCATGGATGAGCAGCGACTTGGGACCTGAGCCCGTCATTCTGTTCCCGAGTGCCAGAGGCAACCGCCTCAGTGCCGACGGCGTCCAGTACCTTGTGGCCAAGCACGTTGCCACAGCTGGCCGGACCTGCGCATCCTTGACGTGCAAGCGCGTGACGCCACATGTGTTGCGGCACACCACGGCGATGGAGCTCCTTCAGGCTGGAGTAGATCGGTCGGTGATCGCGATGTGGCTTGGCCACGAATCGCTGGAGACCACTCAGATTTACCTCGATGCCGATCTGACGTTGAAGGAGCGTGTGCTGGACACGGTTGCGCCTCCCAGTGTGCAGGCCAGGCGCTATCGGCCGGAGGACAAGTTGATGGCGTTCCTCAGTGCGCTCTGA
- a CDS encoding ParB/RepB/Spo0J family partition protein, with the protein MKFSKAEVDAIIEASPRTFVPFNKLVLSEDHQARSATAPVMSLPELAASIKDSGVLQNLVVVQAARGRYGVCAGGRRLAALTLLVQQGDIADNYPVPVLVVPADKALIASLAENCFHVPMHPADEFAAFARLLAQGKSVEDVAAAFGVTPLIVKRRMKLATVSPQLMALYREGGIGLDCLMVLASVDNHQRQEQAWAGLPSWNQRPEHLRQLLARGEIESDADPLARFVTVKAYEKAGGPLRRDLFSDDDRKAYLLDPALLERLAADKLGKRAKQLLSEGWKWVDIRPRFAYDEYVKHGELRKPRRAPTPEEAEALKAVDTRIAALHEQMDALVDRDGDGDAGEDVSDASEANDAADEDDASRDRAFLALESEADGLEEERKARLEALTEWPVAWMALAGCVLHVGADGRAAIKAGLIRPEDRADLAQAITKAAEQKSAGGGGSEGDADPAPGSGLPALQSLPSAAGASARPVHSEKLMRRLTAHRVAAIQAELLDRPEVAMAALTTHLALKLLADPLHGAYRLPNLLAISATGNQHELRGAAEDIEASPAAQRIEADRIAWIEHLPKEPHAVFDWMLRQPLQTVQRLLTFLVASTVNGITGTDAGRPINDGLARALGLDMTRWWSATGEAYLQHVSKARVVEVVHAVAGAKVAGPLAALKKDAAVAQAEQLLAGRGWLPDCLRVQPHADAPATGGEEVDANDPVRTEAPACA; encoded by the coding sequence ATGAAATTCTCCAAAGCCGAGGTCGACGCCATCATCGAGGCGTCCCCTCGCACCTTCGTTCCCTTCAACAAGCTGGTGCTGTCCGAGGACCACCAGGCCCGCAGTGCCACGGCGCCCGTGATGTCGCTGCCGGAACTGGCCGCGTCGATCAAGGACAGCGGCGTGCTGCAGAACCTCGTCGTGGTCCAGGCGGCGCGCGGGCGCTACGGGGTCTGCGCCGGCGGACGGCGGCTCGCCGCGCTCACGCTGCTCGTGCAGCAGGGCGACATCGCCGACAACTACCCCGTGCCGGTGCTCGTCGTGCCGGCCGACAAGGCGCTCATCGCGAGCCTTGCCGAGAACTGCTTCCACGTGCCGATGCACCCGGCCGACGAGTTCGCCGCCTTCGCCAGGCTGCTCGCGCAGGGCAAGTCCGTCGAGGACGTGGCCGCAGCCTTCGGCGTGACGCCGCTCATCGTCAAGCGGCGCATGAAGCTCGCCACCGTCTCGCCCCAGCTGATGGCCCTGTACCGCGAAGGCGGCATCGGCCTGGACTGTCTCATGGTGCTGGCCTCGGTCGACAATCACCAGCGCCAGGAGCAGGCATGGGCTGGTCTGCCGAGCTGGAACCAGCGCCCGGAGCATCTGCGGCAGTTGCTGGCCCGGGGCGAGATCGAATCGGACGCCGACCCGCTGGCCCGGTTCGTCACCGTCAAGGCCTACGAGAAGGCCGGCGGACCACTGCGCCGCGACCTGTTCAGCGACGACGACCGCAAGGCCTACCTGCTGGACCCGGCCCTGCTGGAGCGCCTCGCCGCCGACAAGCTGGGCAAGCGCGCGAAGCAACTGCTGTCTGAAGGCTGGAAGTGGGTCGACATCCGTCCGCGCTTCGCCTACGACGAGTATGTCAAGCACGGCGAACTGCGCAAGCCCCGCCGCGCACCGACGCCCGAGGAAGCCGAGGCGCTGAAGGCGGTGGACACGCGCATCGCTGCCCTGCACGAGCAGATGGACGCGCTGGTGGACCGTGACGGCGATGGCGATGCCGGCGAGGACGTCAGCGACGCCAGCGAGGCGAACGACGCCGCCGACGAGGACGACGCGTCGCGCGACCGTGCCTTCCTCGCCCTGGAGTCCGAGGCCGATGGGCTGGAGGAAGAGCGCAAGGCGAGACTGGAAGCGCTGACCGAATGGCCCGTGGCCTGGATGGCGCTCGCCGGGTGCGTGCTGCATGTGGGCGCGGACGGCCGTGCCGCGATCAAGGCAGGGCTCATCCGTCCCGAGGATCGGGCCGATCTGGCGCAGGCCATCACCAAGGCTGCCGAACAGAAGTCGGCCGGTGGAGGCGGCTCGGAAGGCGACGCGGATCCTGCGCCCGGCTCGGGGCTCCCGGCCCTGCAGTCGCTTCCATCGGCAGCCGGCGCCTCAGCACGGCCCGTGCACTCCGAGAAGCTCATGCGCCGCCTTACGGCCCACCGCGTCGCCGCGATCCAGGCCGAACTGCTGGACCGCCCCGAGGTCGCGATGGCGGCACTGACGACCCACCTGGCGCTGAAGCTGCTGGCCGACCCGCTCCATGGCGCCTACCGACTGCCGAACCTGCTGGCGATCAGCGCGACCGGCAACCAGCACGAGCTGCGTGGCGCGGCCGAGGACATCGAGGCGAGCCCGGCGGCCCAGCGCATCGAAGCCGACCGCATCGCCTGGATCGAGCACCTGCCCAAGGAACCCCACGCGGTGTTCGACTGGATGCTGCGGCAGCCGCTGCAGACCGTGCAGCGGCTGCTGACCTTCCTGGTCGCGTCCACCGTGAACGGCATCACCGGCACCGACGCCGGCCGACCGATCAATGACGGTCTGGCCCGCGCCCTCGGCCTGGACATGACGCGATGGTGGTCGGCGACGGGGGAGGCCTACCTTCAGCACGTGTCCAAGGCCAGGGTGGTCGAGGTGGTGCATGCGGTGGCCGGCGCCAAGGTTGCTGGTCCGCTCGCGGCGCTGAAGAAGGATGCCGCCGTGGCGCAGGCCGAACAACTGCTCGCCGGGCGTGGCTGGTTGCCCGACTGTCTGCGCGTGCAGCCGCACGCCGATGCCCCGGCGACGGGTGGCGAGGAGGTCGACGCCAACGATCCAGTACGGACCGAGGCGCCCGCCTGCGCCTGA
- a CDS encoding phage integrase N-terminal domain-containing protein, translating into MSRIRRAEPSRRRRQAPLSLNDRRNDPRDGSALPSSSTRPSRNSSMTSASPGRVHGQDSPRRQNWAGKSPEQVLAMYPPGRTPVNRVVDVLIELFNPLHTALEKTVSHKTRYERAHFLRRFFRELHTDAGFKLAPDPRNLGQRHVQAMVKVWQRRKLSPGTIQTYLSFLRGLAMWLNKPGFIRRPEHYGLTPDEYERHENAQRDKSWSGNGIDVEALLVQVSAYDARIGASMRLMVKVGLRRKESVMCRPYAHVHPFEETGLPDEQREADRYLWTKGKGGRARWLPLATKEQQSAIAHARSVVSGHDAHMGAPDRDLKSNLRRLDYALRKFGLTKRESGTTGHGARHDHLQGQYQDTTGTPAPVRGGGPVDQDIDRQARLRVARIAGHARLRSAGAYIGAIRRSPAGGRDPAQGETGKPGPGRLGDDGDTPVPVA; encoded by the coding sequence ATGTCCCGTATCCGCCGTGCAGAACCCTCGCGCCGCCGCCGGCAGGCACCGCTCTCCCTCAACGACCGCCGCAACGACCCGCGCGATGGCTCCGCCCTGCCCTCCTCATCCACCCGCCCTTCCAGGAACTCCTCGATGACCTCGGCCAGCCCAGGCCGCGTGCACGGCCAGGACTCGCCACGCCGCCAGAACTGGGCCGGCAAGTCGCCCGAGCAGGTGCTGGCCATGTACCCGCCAGGCAGGACGCCCGTGAACCGGGTGGTGGACGTGCTGATCGAGCTGTTCAACCCGCTGCACACCGCGCTGGAGAAGACCGTGTCGCACAAGACGCGCTACGAGCGCGCGCACTTCCTGCGGCGCTTCTTCCGCGAGCTGCACACCGACGCCGGCTTCAAGCTGGCGCCCGATCCCCGCAACCTGGGCCAGCGGCATGTCCAGGCTATGGTGAAGGTCTGGCAGCGCCGCAAGCTCTCGCCGGGGACGATCCAGACCTACCTGAGCTTTCTGCGTGGCCTGGCGATGTGGCTCAACAAGCCGGGCTTCATCCGCAGGCCCGAGCACTACGGCCTGACGCCTGACGAGTACGAGCGCCACGAGAACGCCCAGCGAGACAAGAGCTGGAGCGGCAACGGCATCGACGTAGAGGCCTTGCTGGTCCAGGTCTCTGCCTACGATGCCCGCATCGGCGCGTCGATGCGCCTGATGGTGAAGGTCGGCCTGCGGCGCAAGGAGTCGGTGATGTGCCGCCCCTACGCCCACGTGCATCCGTTCGAGGAGACAGGCCTGCCCGACGAGCAACGGGAGGCGGATCGGTATCTGTGGACGAAGGGCAAGGGAGGCCGTGCGCGCTGGCTGCCGCTGGCCACCAAGGAGCAGCAGTCGGCCATCGCGCATGCCCGCAGCGTGGTCAGCGGCCATGACGCACACATGGGGGCGCCGGATCGGGACCTGAAGTCCAACCTCCGTCGCCTGGACTATGCGCTGCGCAAGTTCGGCCTCACGAAGCGCGAGAGCGGCACCACCGGGCACGGGGCGCGGCACGACCACCTTCAAGGCCAGTATCAGGACACGACGGGCACGCCCGCGCCGGTGCGTGGCGGTGGGCCTGTCGATCAGGACATCGACCGCCAGGCGCGGCTGCGTGTGGCCCGCATCGCGGGCCATGCCCGCCTGCGCTCGGCCGGCGCCTACATCGGTGCGATCCGGCGCTCGCCTGCAGGGGGCCGCGACCCGGCCCAGGGCGAGACCGGCAAGCCCGGGCCGGGGCGCCTCGGGGACGACGGTGACACGCCTGTCCCGGTCGCATGA
- the sorU gene encoding SorU family sulfite dehydrogenase c-type cytochrome subunit, which translates to MRSTIQQRFMLHAMRVASVLVAGLALPVLPALAADDSAQLALGKKLFLQGVVPSCAVCHTLQAAGAEGAVGPVLDELKPDAARVAKALRNGLGQMPSYKDKLTDAEIEALSLYVSKASGGAK; encoded by the coding sequence ATGCGCAGCACCATCCAGCAGCGCTTCATGTTGCATGCAATGAGGGTCGCGTCGGTGCTCGTCGCCGGCCTGGCGCTGCCCGTTCTACCCGCGCTGGCGGCCGACGACAGCGCGCAACTCGCGCTAGGGAAGAAGCTGTTCCTGCAAGGCGTCGTCCCGTCGTGCGCCGTTTGCCACACCTTGCAGGCCGCGGGCGCCGAGGGCGCCGTCGGCCCGGTGCTGGACGAGTTGAAGCCCGACGCTGCGCGCGTGGCGAAGGCGCTGCGCAACGGGCTGGGCCAGATGCCTTCGTACAAGGACAAGCTCACCGATGCAGAGATTGAGGCTCTGTCGCTGTATGTGTCGAAGGCCAGCGGGGGTGCCAAGTGA
- a CDS encoding helix-turn-helix transcriptional regulator — MTEALPSDFLDVLSSALLRFGRPQAGVDFVSLAQLSKRLPGAAAVTVDYTHVHRLAAPLVVVRLQAEAAPIRSWAALTPRENEVARSLARGLPNKVIAHQLGLSVGTVKDYVHRILTKTGHTSRAGFAAGGTPNAAHSSS, encoded by the coding sequence GTGACAGAGGCACTTCCAAGTGACTTTCTCGACGTGCTGTCATCGGCACTGTTGCGCTTCGGCCGGCCGCAGGCCGGTGTGGACTTCGTGTCATTGGCCCAGCTCTCAAAGCGCCTGCCCGGCGCGGCGGCGGTGACAGTTGACTACACGCATGTCCATCGCTTGGCTGCGCCGCTGGTCGTCGTGCGCCTGCAGGCCGAGGCCGCGCCGATTCGGAGTTGGGCTGCGCTGACACCGCGCGAAAACGAAGTGGCGCGAAGTCTTGCGCGCGGCTTGCCCAACAAGGTCATCGCACATCAACTCGGACTGAGCGTGGGCACGGTCAAGGACTACGTCCATCGCATCCTCACGAAAACAGGGCACACCAGCCGGGCCGGATTTGCCGCAGGCGGCACACCAAACGCAGCGCATAGCTCATCGTAG
- a CDS encoding tyrosine-type recombinase/integrase, translated as MTPLRQAASDYLALRRALGFKLRANEDALIEFTDFLDRRGVTTITAAAAVEWALSKPSTRPGFAADRLRRIRGFTLHHRLLDPATEVTPANLLPSHRHRRQPYLYSDDELARLMACALTLPPTDGLRGATYHCLLGLLSVTGMRLGEAIRLEVGDVDLDQGLLTIRQTKFGKSRLAPIADSTRSALAEYRAHRDRFAKRLAPPQFFISGRRTALDPGHIHRTFYQLLDQAEVRASAGAPRPRLHDLRHRFAIQTLLRWYRSGQDVERHLPTLSTFLGHVRIEYTYWYLSACPELMGHALARFERHWEKLS; from the coding sequence ATGACGCCGCTGAGACAGGCTGCCTCCGACTACCTTGCACTCCGGCGAGCGCTCGGGTTCAAGCTTCGGGCGAACGAAGATGCGCTGATCGAGTTCACGGACTTTCTCGACCGGCGCGGCGTCACGACCATCACGGCGGCCGCCGCCGTAGAGTGGGCCCTGAGCAAACCATCCACGCGCCCTGGCTTCGCCGCCGATCGGCTGCGTCGGATTCGCGGCTTCACGCTCCACCACCGGTTGCTCGACCCTGCCACGGAGGTCACCCCCGCCAACCTCCTTCCTTCACATCGGCATCGGCGACAACCGTACCTGTACTCGGACGATGAGCTTGCTCGCTTGATGGCTTGCGCGTTGACGCTGCCTCCTACAGATGGCCTGCGAGGGGCGACCTACCACTGCCTCTTGGGGCTGCTCAGCGTCACCGGGATGCGGCTCGGTGAGGCGATCCGTCTCGAGGTCGGCGATGTCGATCTCGACCAAGGCTTGCTGACCATTCGGCAGACGAAGTTCGGCAAGTCTCGGCTGGCTCCGATTGCTGACTCGACCAGGTCAGCACTCGCGGAATACCGCGCGCACCGCGATCGCTTCGCCAAGCGGCTGGCGCCTCCGCAGTTCTTCATCTCGGGTCGGAGGACGGCGCTTGACCCGGGACACATCCATCGGACCTTCTATCAGTTGCTCGACCAAGCGGAGGTGCGCGCCTCCGCGGGTGCTCCACGCCCTCGGTTGCATGACCTGCGCCACCGCTTTGCCATCCAAACGTTGCTGCGCTGGTACAGATCCGGCCAGGATGTAGAGCGCCACCTGCCGACCTTGTCAACCTTTCTGGGTCACGTGCGCATTGAGTACACCTACTGGTACCTCAGCGCGTGTCCCGAGTTGATGGGCCACGCGCTCGCCCGGTTCGAGCGTCACTGGGAGAAGCTGTCATGA
- a CDS encoding DUF1801 domain-containing protein has protein sequence MADKSIDDYLATLGVEQRAIAQALRALVRTAAPGAREVIKWSQPVFEIDGPMCWIKAHKGHVTLGFWRGMQLPSAQGLIEGTGEKMGHIKLRTQADLKPAELQKLVREAMQLNRERGDPTRNP, from the coding sequence GTGGCTGACAAGTCGATCGATGATTACTTGGCGACCTTAGGCGTCGAACAGCGCGCGATCGCACAGGCCTTGCGGGCGCTGGTACGGACGGCAGCCCCCGGGGCCCGCGAGGTCATCAAATGGTCACAGCCGGTCTTCGAGATCGATGGGCCGATGTGTTGGATCAAAGCTCACAAGGGGCATGTCACGCTGGGTTTCTGGCGCGGCATGCAACTGCCCAGTGCCCAGGGCCTGATCGAGGGCACCGGCGAGAAGATGGGACACATCAAGCTGCGCACGCAGGCCGACCTGAAGCCGGCCGAGCTGCAAAAGCTGGTGCGCGAGGCAATGCAACTCAACCGCGAACGCGGCGACCCGACTCGAAATCCGTAA
- a CDS encoding IS5 family transposase: MKQLGLGLNLSIKRTRKREFLDEMERVVPWAALVGVVEPYYPKAKTGRPPFGIETMLRIHYLQQWFALSDPAVEEALHDMPVFREFARLGDGVARLPDETTILRFRHLLEKHDLATDMLRVVNDILQAKGLMMKKGTVVDATLIAAPSSTKNADGERDPQMKQAKKGNQWYFGMKAHIGVDAHSGLVHSVVGTAASVNDVTQAGALLHGEEEAAFGDAGYQGVHKRPEAAGPVWHVAMRPGLRRKLNPFLEPEFIAEQIERAKASVRAKVEHPFRVLKRQFGYTKVRYRGLAKNTAQIVTLFALSNLWMARRRLMGPAG; this comes from the coding sequence ATGAAGCAACTCGGACTTGGCCTGAACCTGTCGATCAAGAGGACGCGCAAGCGCGAGTTCCTCGACGAGATGGAGCGCGTGGTGCCGTGGGCGGCGCTGGTGGGGGTGGTGGAGCCCTACTACCCGAAGGCCAAGACGGGTCGCCCGCCCTTCGGCATCGAGACGATGCTGCGCATCCATTACCTGCAGCAATGGTTCGCGCTGTCGGACCCGGCGGTGGAAGAGGCGCTCCACGACATGCCGGTGTTCCGCGAGTTCGCCAGGCTCGGCGACGGTGTGGCGCGCCTGCCCGACGAGACCACGATCCTGCGCTTTCGCCACCTGCTGGAGAAGCACGACTTGGCCACCGACATGCTGCGGGTGGTCAACGACATCTTGCAGGCCAAGGGCCTGATGATGAAGAAGGGCACGGTGGTGGACGCCACGCTGATCGCCGCGCCCAGCTCGACCAAGAACGCCGATGGTGAACGCGATCCGCAGATGAAGCAGGCCAAGAAGGGCAACCAGTGGTACTTCGGCATGAAGGCCCACATCGGCGTGGACGCGCACTCCGGGCTCGTGCACAGCGTGGTGGGCACGGCTGCCAGCGTCAACGATGTGACCCAAGCCGGGGCACTGCTTCACGGTGAGGAAGAAGCGGCCTTCGGTGACGCCGGCTACCAGGGCGTGCACAAGCGACCCGAGGCCGCCGGCCCGGTCTGGCACGTGGCCATGCGCCCAGGTCTGCGACGCAAGCTCAACCCGTTCCTCGAGCCGGAGTTCATCGCCGAGCAGATCGAGCGCGCCAAGGCCAGCGTAAGGGCCAAGGTCGAGCACCCGTTCCGCGTGCTCAAGCGGCAGTTCGGCTACACCAAGGTGCGCTACCGCGGGCTCGCGAAGAACACGGCGCAGATCGTCACGCTGTTCGCGCTGAGCAACCTGTGGATGGCGCGACGGCGGTTGATGGGACCTGCGGGATGA
- a CDS encoding DUF5983 family protein: MHTLPATGLRQQAEMLASLSLKHLSSATRNKLADDDLSVNAYPTDCGGFVYVGAPKYRVPSEPDLAMLFEVAESAGVAWLMFDREAAVIEGLPVFDSAEPGP; encoded by the coding sequence ATGCATACCCTGCCCGCCACCGGCCTGCGACAGCAGGCCGAGATGCTGGCCAGCCTGTCCCTGAAGCATCTGAGTTCGGCGACGCGCAACAAGCTCGCCGATGACGACCTGTCCGTGAACGCCTACCCGACCGACTGCGGCGGGTTCGTCTATGTCGGGGCGCCGAAGTACCGCGTGCCGTCGGAGCCCGACCTGGCCATGCTGTTCGAGGTGGCCGAGTCCGCCGGCGTGGCCTGGCTGATGTTCGACCGCGAGGCGGCAGTCATCGAGGGGCTGCCCGTGTTCGACAGCGCGGAGCCCGGACCATGA
- a CDS encoding helix-turn-helix domain-containing protein, producing MPNIASVLKAEIVRLARKELRSEVDSIRKALAAARAESAALKRRVSELERSVRQSARAAPAPPPSPPAVKEADGADHFRFRASGMASNRKRLGLSAADFGLLVGASGQSVYAWEQGKARPRGKNLAAIAALRGVGKREVVERLAALKSGGPS from the coding sequence ATGCCGAACATTGCATCAGTGCTCAAGGCCGAGATCGTTCGTCTGGCTCGCAAGGAGTTGCGCAGCGAGGTCGATTCGATCAGGAAGGCGCTCGCCGCTGCGCGCGCGGAAAGCGCCGCGTTGAAGCGCAGAGTCAGCGAACTGGAGCGGTCCGTGCGGCAGTCCGCGCGCGCCGCCCCCGCTCCGCCGCCATCGCCGCCTGCGGTCAAGGAAGCGGACGGCGCCGACCATTTCCGGTTCCGCGCCTCCGGTATGGCCAGCAATCGCAAGCGCCTTGGCTTGTCGGCTGCGGATTTCGGGTTGCTGGTCGGCGCATCCGGGCAGAGCGTTTATGCCTGGGAGCAGGGCAAGGCACGCCCCAGAGGCAAGAACCTCGCGGCCATCGCTGCCTTGCGCGGGGTTGGCAAGCGCGAGGTGGTTGAGCGCTTGGCAGCCCTGAAGTCGGGCGGGCCATCGTAG
- a CDS encoding nuclear transport factor 2 family protein: MFHYKPAFETMTQDILPPPVAQFFRAMQAGATSEAEMMALFAEHAQYSEPFSGQMLDHVGRDAIRQTFLQGWRHPLPDMRLEVERFDVSPSGVRVDWTCHSPALPGGKGQGTNVFTLDAGLIVRLVTTFR; the protein is encoded by the coding sequence TTGTTCCACTACAAACCCGCGTTCGAAACCATGACTCAAGACATTTTGCCTCCACCCGTAGCTCAGTTCTTCCGGGCCATGCAGGCCGGTGCCACCTCCGAGGCCGAGATGATGGCGCTGTTCGCCGAGCACGCGCAATACAGCGAGCCCTTCTCCGGCCAAATGCTCGACCATGTAGGTCGCGACGCGATACGGCAGACCTTCCTGCAGGGTTGGCGCCACCCACTGCCCGACATGCGGCTTGAGGTCGAACGCTTCGATGTCAGTCCGTCGGGCGTACGCGTGGATTGGACCTGCCACTCACCGGCGCTACCTGGCGGGAAAGGCCAGGGAACCAATGTCTTCACTTTGGATGCCGGGCTGATCGTGCGCTTGGTGACCACGTTTCGCTAG